The proteins below are encoded in one region of Oncorhynchus tshawytscha isolate Ot180627B linkage group LG04, Otsh_v2.0, whole genome shotgun sequence:
- the vrk3 gene encoding inactive serine/threonine-protein kinase VRK3 — MLFHFCPQCGTKLQPGFRFCPSCGGKLQCVVDPSGPVEVASSGVSQLHVTDGVIMTANASSPTPSTAQLTGWDTEGLVCATPSPVSTRPPLHRTCNSVPVAWSEEAPSSITSPPVTASPKHTADQSHKSVLSPRKRRALTPKEDQSVELASSGFSPLPGSPSTVKGKAKKAKRVCAVEPLREGEELCDTTGRKWRLLKLLSQSDAEMFYGVQQNGQGANSSDYKHILKLGAKDGKMFNEQNFLQRAAKPSSVDKWIKHAKMDFLGIPSCVGFGLHADSYRFLIFSSMGQTLQSFMDEGEGLLSEKAVLQLACRVVIDVLEFIHENEYVHADIHAENIYISPAQQTQVNLAGYCHAFRYSPGGRHVEYREGSRTPNEGAIDFISLESHKGAGPSRRSDLQALGYCMLRWYTGALPWTSLTHTPARVATEKERYMEDVPGLLSHCFGQKKVSSALQGYLSQVMALQYSDQPDYRALRAGLSLALQKLGGSLEQPLDLQVRTPTPTQPPHYPQAPLRKQSDDHRNLEPPQQV, encoded by the exons ATGCTTTTCCACTTCTGCCCCCAGTGTGGCACCAAACTACAACCTGGCTTCCGGTTCTGCCCCTCCTGTGGGGGCAAGCTGCAGTGTGTTGTGGACCCCTCTGGACCTGTGGAGGTTGCTTCCTCTGGAGTCTCTCAGCTTCATGTCACTGATGGTGTAATTATGACTGCTAATGCAAGCAGTCCTACTCCAAGCACAGCACAGCTGACTGGCTGGGACACAGAAG GCCTTGTCTGTGCCACCCCCAGCCCTGTGTCGACCCGTCCCCCACTCCATAGGACCTGTAACTCTGTCCCCGTGGCCTGGAGCGAGGAAGCTCCTAGTAGTATAACCAGTCCCCCTGTCACCGCCTCCCCAAAACATACTGCAG ATCAAAGCCACAAATCTGTTTTGTCTCCACGGAAACGACGTGCTCTCACCCCAAAAGAGGACCAGTCTGTGGAGCTTGCCTCATCTGGCTTTTCACCTCTCCCCGGGTCCCCCTCCACAG TCAAGGGGAAGGCAAAGAAGGCCAAGCGTGTATGTGCTGTGGAGCCACTGCGGGAAGGGGAAGAGCTTTGTGACACAACTGGCAGGAAATGGAGGCTGTTGAAACTGTTGAGTCAGAGCGATGCAGAGATGTTCTATGGAG TCCAGCAGAATGGGCAAGGTGCCAATTCCAGTGACTACAAGCACATCCTCAAACTA GGGGCTAAGGATGGGAAGATGTTTAATGAGCAGAACTTCCTGCAGAGAGCTGCCAAGCCCTCATCTG TGGACAAGTGGATAAAGCATGCCAAGATGGACTTCCTTGGGATTCCTTCCTGTGTAGGATTTGGTCTCCATGCAGACTCATACAG GTTTTTGATTTTCTCCAGCATGGGCCAAACTCTTCAGTCTTTCATGGATGAGGGGGAGGGGCTCCTGTCTGAGAAAGCGGTCCTTCAGCTGGCCTGCAGAGTAGTGA ttGATGTGTTGGAGTTCATCCATGAAAATGAGTATGTTCACGCAGACATCCATGCTGAAAACATCTACATCAGCCCAGCACAACAAACACAG gtTAATCTTGCAGGGTACTGCCATGCTTTCCGGTACTCACCTGGTGGCCGGCATGTGGAGTACCGTGAGGGTAGCCGAACACCAAATGAAGGAGCCATAGATTTTATAAGCCTGGAATCTCACAAGGGAGCAG GTCCGTCTCGGCGTAGTGACCTGCAGGCTTTGGGCTACTGCATGCTGCGCTGGTACACAGGGGCACTGCCCTggacctccctcacacacactccaGCCCGTGttgccacggagaaggagag GTACATGGAGGATGTTCCAGGTCTCCTGAGTCACTGCTTCGGACAGAAGAAAGTCTCCA GTGCGCTGCAGGGGTACCTGTCTCAGGTGATGGCTCTGCAGTACTCTGACCAGCCGGACTACAGGGCTCTGAGGGCAGGCCTTAGTTTAGCTCTGCAGAAGCTGGGAGGGTCACTGGAGCAACCTCTTGACCTTCAGGTCagaacacccacacccacacaaccTCCACACTATCCCCAAGCTCCATTGAGAAAACAGTCAGATGACCACAGAAACCTGGAACCCCCCCAGCAGGTCTGA
- the LOC112263733 gene encoding zinc finger BED domain-containing protein, whose protein sequence is MAPRKRSVVWSFFRAVDEKKVTCLLCLETVLHCGHTTNMLRHLRSKHLNEYSSAAASKDRRSVAADNSQPMMINSEDYCDVEVALEEQPPEQAASVSDADIATAINGILKAAEDHAVGRESRAGIVGQGSAGATPSGRKWSSVWTHYERLEEQNRALCLICNEKIQHQSSTSNLLRHLSKRHPDAFARLECHIKKQKTSGVQKTLRRDADSGPKHTNLSRRIGEVALKQSPGKFPDAFDMMGACEREVRVLERERELTEALRSAQQQEARALEQQRELLETLRRANTRETSAEKEALETLRRSQKQEARSLQREREDLQRERVELQLEKERMQREREELECLRREYGQDRSPVQTVDRTTGLFQGDVEQEVTMREEVLG, encoded by the exons ATGGCGCCTAGAAAGCGAAGTGTCGTTTGGTCTTTTTTCAGAGCAGTAGACGAGAAGAAAGTGACTTGTCTGCTGTGTTTGGAGACTGTCCTTCATTGCGGCCACACCACAAACATGCTAAGGCATTTGCGAAGCAAACACCTGAACGAGTATAGTAGCGCGGCAGCATCAAAAGATAGGCGGTCTGTGGCGGCGGACAACAGTCAACCAATGATGATTAACAGTGAAGACTATTGTGATG TGGAGGTAGCACTAGAGGAGCAGCCCCCAGAGCAGGCAGCCTCAGTGAGTGATGCAGACATCGCAACCGCCATCAATGGCATCCTGAAGGCAGCAGAGGATCATGCTGTGGGCCGAGAAAGCAGGGCTGGGATTGTGGGCCAGGGCAGTGCAGGGGCCACACCATCCGGCCGGAAGTGGAGCTCCGTGTGGACGCACTACGAGCGTTTGGAGGAGCAGAACCGCGCGCTTTGTCTGATCTGCAATGAGAAGATCCAGCACCAGAGCAGCACCAGCAACCTGCTGCGCCACCTCTCCAAGAGACATCCAGATGCCTTTGCTCGCCTGGAGTGCCACATCAAGAAACAGAAGACCAGCGGTGTCCAGAAGACATTGCGCAGAGACGCTGACTCAGGCCCCAAACACACCAACCTGTCAAGGAGAATTGGAGAGGTTGCACTGAAACAAAGCCCAGGGAAATTTCCAG ATGCATTTGATATGATGGGAGCATGTGAGCGGGAGGTGCGTGTGTTGGAGCGGGAGCGTGAGCTGACGGAGGCCTTGAGGAGTGCTCAGCAGCAGGAGGCACGGGCACTGGAGCAGCAGAGGGAGCTCCTGGAGACACTACGTCGGGCCAACACCAGAGAGACATCTGCAGAGAAAGAGGCCCTGGAGACCCTGAGGAGAAGCCAAAAGCAGGAGGCCCGCTCcctgcagagggagagggaagacctGCAGAGAGAGCGAGTGGAGTTGCAGTTGGAGAAGGAAAGGatgcaaagggagagagaggagctggagtGCTTACGAAGGGAGTATGGGCAAGACAGGAGTCCGGTGCAGACAGTGGACCGAACCACTGGGTTATTCCAGGGGGACGTGGAACAGGAGGTGACTATGCGGGAAGAGGTTCTTGGTTAG
- the gfod2 gene encoding LOW QUALITY PROTEIN: glucose-fructose oxidoreductase domain-containing protein 2 (The sequence of the model RefSeq protein was modified relative to this genomic sequence to represent the inferred CDS: inserted 3 bases in 2 codons) has product MLPGVGVSGTGSTARVLVPLLQGEGFEVHALWGRSEEEASSLAQELGILFHTSQSDDVLLHPDVDLVCIYISPPLTRQIAVKALGIGKNVVCEKAATAVDAFKMVTAVQYYPQLLSIVGNALRFLPAFVAMRQLLAEGYMGELQVCDARVYGPSLLDQSYGWTCEELXGGGGLHTVGSSLVDLLSHLTGARAVRVHGLLRTFVGQNGAIHRIRCITSDDFSFFQMLMGGSASGRGVGTGTGSGVCCTVTLNFNMPGAFVHEVMVVGSAGRLIARGTELYGQRNGGKEEELLLGDSGGTGQEVKDVPLPHLRGLGSMVTALKDAFQAQEERRFWARGPVAXTFEDGLYVQTVVEAVKRSSRSGEWESVEVMTQEPDPNQNLCEVLLINKNRVLIYIHTHTHTNINDLQTASMACPEETAPINHYPVSGDLFRASVPHSKPQHPALQEATGRQTGGHTFYWM; this is encoded by the exons ATGTTGCCTGGTGTTGGTGTGTCTGGCACAGGGAGTACGGCACGGGTGCTAGTTCCTTTGCTGCAGGGGGAAGGGTTTGAGGTACACGCGCTCTGggggaggagcgaggaggaggCAAGCTCCCTGGCGCAGGAGCTGGGCATTCTGTTTCACACCAGCCAATCAGACGATGTCTTATTGCACCCTGATGTTGATCTGGTCTGCATCTACATCTCACCCCCACTCACACGGCAGATTGCAGTCAAAGCCCTGG ggataGGTAAGAATGTGGTATGTGAGAAGGCTGCTACCGCTGTGGACGCGTTCAAGATGGTGACTGCTGTGCAATACTACCCCCAGTTGCTGAGCATTGTGGGTAATGCTCTGCGCTTCCTCCCAGCGTTCGTAGCAATGCGGCAGTTGCTGGCAGAGGGATACATGGGTGAGCTGCAAGTGTGCGACGCCCGTGTCTATGGTCCCAGTCTGCTCGATCAATCATACGGCTGGACCTGCGAGGAGC ATGGGGGTGGCGGGCTCCACACGGTTGGCTCTTCCCTCGTGGACCTTCTGAGTCACCTGACGGGAGCACGGGCGGTGCGGGTGCACGGCCTTCTCCGGACGTTCGTGGGGCAGAACGGAGCAATCCACAGGATCCGCTGCATCACCAGCGATGACTTCAGTTTCTTCCAGATGCTGATGGGAGGGTCTGCTTCTGGTAGAGGGGTAGGGACTGGGACTGGGTCAGGAGTGTGCTGCACTGTGACTCTGAACTTCAACATGCCGGGGGCCTTTGTCCACGAGGTGATGGTTGTTGGGTCAGCAGGGAGGCTGATTGCCAGGGGGACAGAGCTGTATGGGCAGCGcaatggagggaaagaggaggagctgCTGCTAGGGGACAGCGGAGGGACGGGACAAGAGGTCAAGGATGTCCCCCTGCCACACCTGCGGGGGCTAGGCTCCATGGTTACGGCTCTAAAAGATGCTTTCCAAGCACAGGAAGAGCGTCGGTTTTGGGCGCGGGGGCCGGTTGC GACGTTTGAGGATGGGCTGTATGTGCAGACGGTGGTGGAGGCGGTGAAACGGTCAAGCCGCAGCGGTGAGTGGGAAAGTGTGGAGGTCATGACTCAGGAACCAGATCCCAACCAAAACCTCTGTGAGGTGCTGCTGATAAACAAGAACAGAGTACtcatttatatacacacacacacacacactaatataaATGACCTACAGACAGCCTCTATGGCCTGTCCTGAGGAGACTGCCCCTATCAACCACTACCCTGTGTCTGGTGACCTCTTCCGTGCATCAGTGCCACACTCAAAGCCACAGCATCCTGCCCTGCAAGAAGccacaggcaggcagactggtgggCACACCTTCTACTGGATGTGA